One segment of Shewanella piezotolerans WP3 DNA contains the following:
- a CDS encoding RelA/SpoT domain-containing protein produces MNRILRTFFIFLLLLSTRSAFAQSVSLEHDINTSKGSYNAKLAFSNDLDGLTAIESIQYQQPRQTSADLDSLYANASNAQQELAHLLNHITEQTQTQSILADVKTRERAEAKVRNKLDGDAGQLTDLVRASIVSNDIQNLMQAFALVKTDSQIIQVKNRFAEPKESGYRDLNLLVRLPQSQMIAEIQLHLADIAEIKSGDEHQVYQQVQQIQADAAEQLRQLNDLETAKIVQLRQQSHKLYHKAWLRYKRLDQANILAAA; encoded by the coding sequence ATGAATCGGATATTACGAACGTTTTTCATTTTCTTATTACTACTTTCGACCCGTTCAGCCTTCGCACAGTCTGTGTCTCTCGAACACGATATCAATACCTCAAAAGGTAGCTATAACGCTAAACTGGCATTTTCCAATGACCTAGATGGTCTCACCGCTATCGAGTCAATACAGTATCAACAACCAAGGCAAACTAGCGCAGATTTAGACTCCCTTTATGCAAACGCTTCAAACGCTCAGCAAGAGCTGGCGCATTTGCTAAACCACATTACCGAGCAAACTCAAACCCAATCTATTCTCGCCGATGTAAAAACTCGTGAAAGAGCAGAGGCTAAAGTGAGAAACAAACTCGATGGTGATGCCGGTCAACTTACCGATCTGGTTAGAGCAAGCATAGTTAGTAACGATATTCAAAATCTGATGCAAGCATTTGCATTGGTTAAAACAGATAGCCAAATCATCCAAGTTAAAAACCGCTTTGCGGAACCGAAAGAGTCTGGTTATCGTGATCTCAACTTGCTGGTTAGATTGCCCCAGTCACAGATGATTGCCGAGATCCAACTACATTTGGCTGATATCGCAGAGATAAAAAGTGGCGATGAACATCAAGTTTACCAACAAGTGCAGCAGATCCAAGCTGATGCCGCTGAGCAGTTACGTCAACTAAACGACTTAGAGACAGCTAAAATCGTGCAGCTACGCCAGCAGTCACACAAGCTTTATCACAAGGCATGGCTTAGATATAAACGCCTAGATCAAGCCAATATCCTAGCCGCAGCGTAA
- a CDS encoding glutathione S-transferase family protein, whose translation MITLYGVPRSRSLRVSWTLEELGLEWQYQFINFSKGDSRHPDFLAVNPCGKVPALIDNDYVITESAAIALFLAEKYGEGRLLPKAGSDASALHHKWVSFITCELEQPLWTIGKHKFAIPEELRLEAMFKVAKWEFDKAAAIAELWLPDTEFLLGDELSIADILLGHTLLWATRFEQDIPPKLAAYRDRITARKAMANALEKEEAGAA comes from the coding sequence ATGATTACTTTATATGGGGTGCCACGTAGCCGTTCACTGAGAGTATCTTGGACTCTGGAAGAACTGGGGCTTGAGTGGCAATATCAGTTTATTAATTTTTCTAAAGGTGACAGTCGTCACCCAGACTTTCTAGCTGTTAACCCGTGTGGCAAAGTGCCGGCACTCATTGACAATGACTATGTGATAACTGAGTCTGCAGCCATTGCGCTATTTTTAGCTGAAAAATATGGTGAAGGTCGCTTGTTACCTAAGGCTGGATCTGATGCGTCAGCGCTACACCATAAGTGGGTGAGTTTTATTACCTGCGAGCTTGAGCAGCCTCTGTGGACGATAGGTAAGCATAAGTTTGCCATCCCTGAAGAGTTAAGACTTGAAGCTATGTTTAAAGTTGCAAAGTGGGAATTTGATAAAGCCGCTGCAATAGCGGAACTTTGGCTACCAGATACAGAGTTTTTACTTGGTGATGAACTCAGTATTGCTGATATTCTATTGGGTCATACCTTGTTGTGGGCTACGCGATTTGAACAAGATATTCCACCTAAACTTGCGGCTTACCGGGATCGAATCACTGCTCGTAAGGCGATGGCGAACGCCCTTGAAAAAGAGGAAGCTGGCGCAGCTTGA
- a CDS encoding DUF4447 family protein, producing the protein MSKDLGLNAIEMQYLRHSLALSTAQVAEIGKVTEADVIAWEAGEKPAHMPVQKKLIEIDEAIEMQVLNTCDGIEELFTKEPKRTLSFVVYPTQALYAQYNPEFLGTLPLAELYNTSAWRIKKECKLMLEVEVVLVPLNFESYKAFRDKDGLKESRENRAKWAAAQL; encoded by the coding sequence ATGTCTAAAGATCTCGGCCTAAATGCCATTGAAATGCAGTACCTTCGACATTCACTTGCGCTATCCACAGCACAAGTTGCCGAGATAGGTAAAGTTACAGAAGCTGACGTTATTGCATGGGAAGCGGGCGAAAAGCCAGCACATATGCCAGTACAAAAAAAGCTGATTGAGATTGATGAAGCTATCGAAATGCAGGTGCTAAATACTTGCGACGGTATTGAAGAACTATTTACTAAAGAGCCAAAGCGCACGCTGAGCTTTGTGGTTTACCCAACTCAAGCCTTATATGCTCAATATAATCCTGAGTTTTTGGGTACATTGCCCCTTGCTGAGCTATACAACACCTCAGCTTGGCGTATCAAGAAGGAGTGTAAATTGATGCTTGAAGTGGAGGTGGTGCTGGTACCGCTTAACTTTGAGTCTTACAAAGCATTCCGTGACAAAGACGGCCTAAAAGAGAGTCGCGAGAATCGCGCTAAATGGGCTGCAGCTCAGTTATAA
- a CDS encoding PH domain-containing protein: MQKSTETSIKNAEFVSNLAQYWLTPFSIFLAITIVGLPLLLLWLPIGHVFTRRYIANMSIELTDKKLIVRKGVFTRTENSVPLDKITDMALIQGPLMRFFKLHKLTVETAGQSDSGALLNLTGIVNAAEFRSMVLAQKEKLNQLEVPQIQDENNDTQVVSLLQEISDTLKRIEANSKNNAVT; the protein is encoded by the coding sequence ATGCAAAAGAGTACGGAAACAAGCATCAAGAACGCAGAATTTGTTAGTAATTTAGCTCAGTATTGGCTAACTCCTTTTAGTATATTTTTAGCTATAACAATTGTAGGTCTCCCCTTACTTTTGCTCTGGCTACCTATCGGTCATGTGTTCACTCGTCGCTACATTGCCAACATGAGTATCGAACTAACCGATAAAAAACTCATTGTCCGCAAAGGTGTTTTCACCCGCACTGAAAACTCGGTTCCGCTGGATAAAATCACCGATATGGCACTGATCCAAGGGCCATTGATGCGATTTTTTAAATTACATAAACTGACAGTAGAAACCGCAGGACAATCTGATAGTGGCGCATTGTTAAACTTAACAGGTATCGTTAATGCTGCCGAATTTAGAAGCATGGTATTAGCCCAGAAAGAAAAATTAAACCAGCTCGAAGTCCCCCAAATACAAGATGAAAATAATGACACTCAGGTTGTGAGTCTTTTACAAGAAATATCTGATACGCTCAAACGCATCGAAGCTAACAGTAAAAATAATGCTGTTACATAG
- a CDS encoding SMI1/KNR4 family protein gives MNDIIEQLQEMSETVPVPLELATFEQIVEVEEEILIPLPLALKEYLMEASDVIVGSLEPVTASDPHSHTFLPEVAAYAWSIGLPREFVPICQRGDAFFFISQEGEVKLWQDDEIEEDSWETFWEWAEDVWMRS, from the coding sequence ATGAACGATATCATTGAGCAGCTACAAGAGATGAGCGAAACGGTTCCTGTACCGTTAGAGCTTGCAACCTTCGAACAAATTGTTGAAGTGGAGGAAGAGATCTTAATTCCACTGCCTTTAGCATTGAAAGAGTACTTGATGGAAGCCAGTGACGTTATCGTTGGCAGCTTAGAGCCTGTCACTGCCAGCGATCCGCATTCCCATACCTTTTTGCCTGAAGTCGCAGCCTATGCCTGGTCTATCGGCTTACCGCGCGAATTTGTCCCTATCTGCCAACGTGGCGATGCCTTTTTCTTTATTAGCCAAGAGGGCGAAGTGAAGTTATGGCAAGACGATGAAATAGAAGAGGACAGCTGGGAAACATTCTGGGAATGGGCTGAAGATGTTTGGATGCGTAGTTAA